In bacterium, a genomic segment contains:
- a CDS encoding HigA family addiction module antitoxin, with translation MTKKPVKPGPYYPPVAIPPGFTIEVILSDRGWTQAELARRMGRPIQTVNEIVKGKKEITADTAIELSRVLGSPVSFWLNLEANHRENVARLERLKAEEGEVKKTSNFPYAEMVRYGLVPPTRVLRERFEHVLAFLSVACFDALESNLPVVFRKTGKLPVSFEKLAVWLQWGELKMQRLKLGRFNKTKLQSSLNEIRSLTLEKPDSFVPKLEKIGEETGVAFLFVPEFRGLPVTGVTRWINGNPLVQVNLRYKTNDHLWFTVFHEIGHVLNSQKKQVFIDIKGEDNKSADEEKADEFACRVFVPKGVFEELLSLPRISEALVMRYSRKLGIAPGILVGMLQHEGKLPHSHLNGLKEKYTWEIAHSA, from the coding sequence ATGACTAAAAAACCTGTAAAGCCCGGCCCGTACTACCCCCCGGTGGCGATTCCCCCCGGCTTCACCATCGAAGTGATTCTGTCTGACAGAGGTTGGACCCAGGCCGAATTGGCTCGACGGATGGGCAGGCCCATCCAAACTGTTAACGAAATTGTAAAGGGCAAAAAGGAAATAACGGCCGATACGGCGATTGAGCTCAGTCGGGTGTTGGGTTCCCCTGTATCGTTTTGGCTCAACCTGGAGGCCAACCACCGCGAAAATGTAGCGAGGCTGGAACGACTCAAAGCTGAAGAAGGGGAGGTGAAAAAGACCAGCAATTTTCCCTATGCCGAAATGGTCCGGTACGGCCTGGTCCCACCCACAAGGGTTCTGAGGGAAAGGTTCGAGCACGTGCTGGCTTTCCTCAGCGTCGCTTGTTTTGACGCGCTGGAAAGCAACCTACCCGTAGTTTTTCGTAAGACTGGTAAACTACCGGTAAGCTTTGAGAAGCTGGCGGTCTGGTTGCAGTGGGGAGAGCTGAAGATGCAGAGGCTCAAATTGGGTAGGTTTAATAAAACGAAATTGCAATCCAGCTTGAATGAGATCCGTTCTCTCACCTTGGAGAAGCCTGACTCATTTGTCCCTAAGCTGGAGAAGATCGGCGAGGAAACGGGCGTGGCCTTTTTGTTCGTGCCCGAATTCAGGGGACTGCCCGTAACCGGCGTGACGCGGTGGATTAACGGAAACCCCCTCGTGCAGGTGAACCTGCGTTACAAGACCAACGATCATCTTTGGTTTACGGTTTTTCACGAGATTGGGCATGTCTTGAATTCACAGAAAAAGCAAGTGTTTATCGATATAAAAGGTGAGGATAATAAAAGTGCCGACGAAGAAAAGGCTGATGAGTTTGCCTGTAGGGTTTTCGTGCCCAAAGGTGTATTCGAAGAACTCCTCAGCTTGCCTAGAATATCCGAAGCCCTGGTGATGCGATATTCTAGAAAGCTCGGTATCGCCCCCGGTATCTTAGTCGGTATGTTGCAGCACGAGGGTAAGCTCCCCCACAGTCATCTGAACGGCCTAAAAGAGAAATATACGTGGGAAATTGCACATTCCGCGTGA
- the dprA gene encoding DNA-processing protein DprA: MHIPRDIAPDSEVAAWISLNLVPEVGPVHFRRLVERLGSAREALAAPYGRLIQIHGIGEVRAANILAARTEAHQKRLERELDAIKRFPDLSLFLLSDPDYPAPLKDLPDPPPVLYVRGSYLPEDRLAVSMVGTRNPSPYGRELARKLGGGLARVGVTVVSGCAAGIDLASQMGAVAAGGRSIGVLGCGVDLVFPANEGSSYDRIRASGALVSEFPLGTEPQAQNFPRRNRLIAALGLGVVVVEAPRKSGALITADFAAELGREVMSCPGNAIGAGARGSHALLKEGAALVETVEDILRAVGHAADPRLFADRVTAPQAPDLTDGEAALLESLTAEPIHVDELTSRLGSPRAEVLQLLLSLELKGVVEPLPGMYYRRPF; this comes from the coding sequence TTGCACATTCCGCGTGACATAGCGCCGGACTCCGAGGTCGCGGCCTGGATAAGCCTGAACCTGGTCCCCGAGGTGGGGCCGGTTCACTTCCGCCGCCTGGTGGAGCGCCTGGGCTCGGCCCGGGAGGCCCTGGCGGCGCCCTACGGTCGCCTGATCCAGATTCACGGCATCGGCGAGGTCCGCGCCGCCAACATCCTCGCCGCCCGCACCGAGGCGCACCAAAAGCGCCTGGAGCGCGAGCTCGACGCGATAAAACGATTCCCCGACCTGTCCCTCTTCCTCCTCTCCGACCCCGACTACCCCGCCCCGCTCAAGGACCTGCCCGACCCGCCGCCGGTGCTGTACGTGCGTGGGAGCTACCTCCCCGAGGACCGGCTGGCGGTGTCCATGGTGGGCACCCGCAACCCGAGCCCCTACGGCCGGGAGCTGGCGCGCAAGCTGGGCGGGGGCCTGGCGCGGGTCGGGGTGACCGTGGTCTCGGGCTGCGCCGCGGGGATAGACCTCGCCTCGCAGATGGGGGCCGTCGCCGCCGGGGGGCGGTCCATCGGCGTGCTGGGTTGCGGGGTGGACCTGGTCTTCCCGGCGAACGAGGGCTCGTCCTACGACAGGATACGGGCCTCGGGCGCCCTGGTGAGCGAGTTCCCCCTGGGCACGGAGCCCCAGGCGCAGAACTTCCCCCGGCGCAACCGGCTCATCGCCGCCCTTGGGCTGGGCGTGGTTGTTGTGGAGGCGCCGCGGAAGTCCGGGGCGCTCATCACCGCCGACTTCGCCGCCGAGCTGGGCCGCGAGGTGATGTCCTGCCCCGGCAACGCCATCGGCGCCGGTGCCCGCGGCTCGCACGCCCTGTTGAAAGAAGGGGCCGCCCTGGTGGAGACGGTGGAGGACATCCTGCGGGCCGTGGGCCACGCCGCCGACCCCCGCCTCTTCGCCGACCGGGTGACCGCCCCCCAGGCGCCCGACCTGACCGACGGCGAGGCCGCCCTCCTGGAAAGCCTCACCGCCGAGCCCATCCACGTGGACGAGCTCACCTCCCGTCTGGGAAGCCCCCGGGCGGAGGTCCTCCAACTCCTGTTGTCCCTGGAGCTCAAAGGCGTCGTGGAGCCGCTCCCCGGCATGTACTACCGTCGTCCCTTCTAG
- the topA gene encoding type I DNA topoisomerase — translation MPKSASRSPSGKPLVIVESPTKVKTLKRYLGEGYDVASSRGHVRDLPKRNLCVDVEHGFEPTYEVIPDKERIVGELKRAAERAGAVYLACDPDREGEAICWHLATLIDGGPIYRITFNEITRAAVTRALEHPGEIDLNLVDAQQARRVLDRLVGYQVSPILWKTVRRGLSAGRVQSVALRLVVEREEEREAFVPEECWPVVAGLSTASGEPLEAELMKLDGKKAALGDWPTVRELLYEIQEGPWTVRAFEKRKHQRQPQPPYITSTLQQDASTRLGFDPKRTMRVAQQLYEGVELGELGQVGLITYMRTDSVRVSDEGLGLARNWIGKNHPQWLPDAPRVHTSGKSAQDAHEAVRPTDPFLGPELIGHHLSPEQLRLYELIWRRFLASQMTPALFDKADARIESGRAEFSAKGSILRDPGFLAVYPDQGEARDVLLPELAEGDVLEPAWLDGRQKFTQPPPRYKPASLVKELEKRGIGRPSTYAAIISTLQQRDYVELDDNRSFFPTELGRLVTKLLVAGFPRVLKVEFTAELEEELDEIARGEKKWREVLADFYKTFALELHRAEEELPKHRGENTLLTEPVCPKCGGGLTIRFGRAGAFVGCSKYPECDFTSNFRRDSGGRVVLTDRAEETAATGEICELCGRPMALKRSRFGPFLGCTGYPECKNIRRLGGGERAPRPPAEKTEIPCPECGEPLVVRHGRKGEFLGCSRYPKCRGTLNFERDADGGIVPKAPKEKTTAKKKTVPKKKAPARRGKK, via the coding sequence ATGCCTAAGAGCGCGTCCCGAAGCCCCTCCGGAAAGCCCCTGGTCATCGTCGAGAGCCCCACCAAGGTGAAGACGCTGAAGCGCTACCTGGGCGAGGGCTACGACGTGGCCTCGAGCCGGGGCCACGTCCGCGACCTGCCGAAGAGAAACCTCTGCGTGGACGTGGAGCACGGCTTCGAGCCCACCTACGAGGTCATCCCGGACAAGGAGAGGATCGTCGGCGAGCTCAAGCGGGCGGCGGAGCGGGCCGGGGCCGTCTACCTCGCCTGCGACCCCGACCGCGAGGGGGAGGCCATCTGCTGGCACCTGGCCACCCTCATAGACGGCGGGCCGATCTACCGCATCACCTTCAACGAGATAACCCGGGCGGCGGTGACGCGCGCCCTCGAGCACCCGGGGGAGATTGACCTGAACCTGGTGGACGCCCAGCAGGCCCGGCGGGTCCTGGACCGCCTGGTGGGGTACCAGGTCTCGCCGATTCTGTGGAAGACGGTCCGGCGCGGCCTCTCGGCGGGGCGGGTCCAGTCGGTGGCGCTCCGCCTCGTCGTCGAGCGGGAGGAGGAGCGCGAGGCCTTCGTCCCCGAGGAGTGCTGGCCCGTCGTCGCCGGGCTCTCGACCGCCTCCGGCGAGCCGCTCGAAGCGGAGCTGATGAAGCTGGACGGGAAGAAGGCCGCCCTCGGCGACTGGCCCACCGTCCGGGAGCTTTTGTACGAAATCCAGGAGGGCCCCTGGACCGTCCGCGCCTTCGAGAAGCGCAAGCACCAGCGCCAGCCCCAGCCACCCTACATCACCAGCACCCTCCAGCAGGACGCCTCCACGCGCCTGGGCTTCGACCCCAAGCGGACCATGCGCGTCGCCCAGCAGCTCTACGAGGGGGTGGAGCTGGGCGAGCTGGGCCAGGTGGGCCTGATTACGTACATGCGCACCGACTCGGTCCGCGTGTCCGACGAGGGGCTCGGCCTGGCGCGGAACTGGATCGGAAAAAACCACCCGCAATGGCTCCCCGACGCGCCGCGGGTTCACACGAGCGGGAAGAGCGCCCAGGACGCCCACGAGGCGGTCCGCCCCACGGACCCCTTCCTCGGGCCGGAGCTCATCGGGCACCACCTGTCCCCGGAGCAGCTCCGGCTGTACGAGTTGATCTGGCGGCGCTTCCTGGCCAGCCAGATGACCCCGGCGCTCTTCGACAAGGCGGATGCCCGGATAGAGTCGGGTCGGGCCGAGTTCTCCGCCAAGGGCTCCATCCTGCGCGACCCCGGCTTCCTCGCGGTCTACCCGGACCAGGGCGAGGCCAGGGACGTCCTGCTGCCGGAGCTCGCCGAGGGCGACGTGCTGGAGCCCGCCTGGCTCGACGGTCGGCAGAAATTCACCCAGCCGCCGCCGCGCTACAAGCCGGCCTCCCTGGTCAAGGAATTGGAGAAGCGGGGCATCGGCCGCCCCTCCACCTACGCCGCCATCATCTCCACCCTCCAGCAGCGGGATTATGTGGAGCTCGACGACAACCGCTCCTTCTTCCCCACCGAGCTGGGTCGCCTGGTGACCAAGCTCCTGGTGGCCGGCTTCCCCCGGGTGCTGAAGGTGGAGTTCACCGCGGAGCTGGAGGAGGAGCTGGACGAGATAGCGCGAGGGGAGAAGAAGTGGCGCGAGGTTCTGGCCGATTTTTACAAAACGTTCGCCCTGGAGCTTCACCGGGCGGAAGAGGAGCTCCCGAAGCACCGGGGCGAGAACACGCTCCTGACCGAGCCGGTCTGCCCGAAGTGCGGCGGGGGGCTGACCATCCGCTTCGGGCGGGCGGGGGCCTTCGTCGGCTGCTCGAAGTACCCCGAGTGCGACTTCACCTCGAACTTCCGCCGCGACTCGGGCGGCCGCGTGGTGCTGACGGACCGGGCGGAGGAAACCGCCGCAACCGGGGAAATCTGCGAGTTGTGCGGTCGGCCGATGGCGCTCAAGCGGAGCCGCTTCGGGCCGTTCCTGGGCTGCACCGGCTACCCCGAGTGCAAGAACATCCGCCGCCTGGGCGGTGGGGAGCGGGCGCCGAGGCCCCCGGCGGAAAAAACGGAGATTCCCTGCCCCGAGTGCGGCGAGCCCCTGGTGGTCCGCCACGGGCGGAAGGGCGAGTTCCTCGGCTGCTCCCGTTACCCCAAGTGCCGGGGGACGCTGAACTTCGAACGCGACGCCGACGGCGGCATCGTCCCCAAGGCTCCGAAGGAGAAGACGACCGCGAAGAAGAAAACGGTCCCGAAGAAGAAGGCCCCGGCCAGGCGCGGGAAGAAGTGA